A region of Candidatus Methylomirabilota bacterium DNA encodes the following proteins:
- a CDS encoding ABC transporter substrate-binding protein: protein MSWKRILTAVVATMLLATVPASAQNVLRIGLNDDPDALDPTISRAYVGRLVFAALCDKLFDVTPDLKIVPQLATGYEWAPDSRSVVLKLRSGVKFHDGEPFNAEAVRFNIERHLTTPGSFRKPEIGDITNVDVLNNLTVRINLSQPLVPLLAALTDRAGMMVSPKAAKELGDKFGTRPVCAGPFKFVERVAQGRIVLERFADYWDKSSIRLDRVEFVPITDSTSRLASLRSGDLHMIERVSPTDLGEIRADSRLKVVGVPELGYQVIPFNVNNGPKSKTLADVRVRQAIDLAIDRETIVKTVFNNEYIPGNQWVSPSSFYYNAKLTVRTRDVAKARQLLREAGQPTLTFTLILPPERDRQEAALIIQAMLAEAGITMKLQTQENVTMLTAGRHGDFEAYFTFWSGRPDPDGNVFTHTTCKGAQNDSHWCNADFDALVTKARHVADPAERKKLYDQATEILLKEVPRLHLWHRRVFTGFSARVQGFTPHPDGIIRLRGLTLN from the coding sequence ATGAGCTGGAAGCGAATCCTGACGGCCGTGGTCGCGACGATGCTGCTCGCGACCGTCCCCGCCTCCGCACAGAACGTGCTGCGGATCGGGCTCAACGACGACCCCGACGCGCTCGATCCGACCATCAGCCGCGCGTACGTCGGCCGCCTCGTTTTCGCCGCGCTCTGCGACAAGCTGTTCGACGTCACGCCGGACCTCAAGATCGTCCCGCAGCTCGCCACCGGCTACGAGTGGGCGCCCGACAGCCGCTCGGTGGTGCTCAAGCTGCGCTCCGGCGTCAAGTTCCACGACGGCGAGCCCTTTAACGCCGAGGCGGTGCGCTTCAACATCGAGCGCCATCTGACCACGCCCGGCTCGTTCCGCAAGCCGGAGATCGGCGATATCACGAACGTCGACGTGCTCAACAACCTTACGGTCCGGATCAACCTCTCGCAGCCGCTGGTGCCGCTGCTGGCCGCCCTGACCGACCGCGCGGGCATGATGGTGTCGCCGAAGGCGGCCAAGGAGCTCGGGGACAAGTTCGGCACCCGCCCCGTGTGCGCGGGGCCGTTCAAGTTCGTCGAGCGCGTGGCGCAGGGCAGGATCGTGCTCGAGCGCTTCGCAGACTACTGGGACAAGTCCAGCATCCGTCTCGACCGCGTCGAGTTCGTGCCGATCACCGATTCGACCTCGCGCCTCGCCAGCCTGCGCTCGGGCGACTTGCACATGATCGAGCGCGTGTCGCCGACCGATCTCGGTGAGATCCGCGCCGACAGCCGGCTCAAGGTGGTCGGCGTGCCCGAGCTCGGCTACCAGGTGATCCCGTTCAACGTGAACAACGGCCCGAAGAGCAAGACGCTGGCAGACGTGCGCGTCCGGCAGGCGATCGACCTCGCCATCGACCGCGAGACGATCGTCAAGACAGTGTTCAACAACGAGTACATTCCCGGCAACCAGTGGGTCAGCCCGTCTAGCTTCTATTACAACGCCAAGCTCACCGTGAGGACACGGGACGTCGCGAAGGCCCGGCAGCTGCTGCGCGAGGCCGGCCAGCCGACTCTCACCTTCACGCTCATCCTGCCGCCGGAGCGCGACCGCCAGGAAGCGGCGCTCATCATTCAGGCCATGCTCGCCGAGGCGGGCATCACGATGAAGCTCCAGACGCAGGAAAACGTCACCATGCTCACGGCCGGCCGCCACGGTGACTTCGAGGCGTACTTCACGTTCTGGAGCGGCCGGCCGGACCCCGACGGCAACGTCTTCACCCACACCACGTGCAAGGGCGCCCAGAACGACTCGCACTGGTGCAACGCGGACTTCGACGCGCTCGTGACCAAGGCGCGGCACGTGGCCGATCCCGCCGAGCGCAAGAAGCTTTACGACCAGGCCACCGAAATACTCCTAAAGGAGGTGCCGCGCCTGCACCTATGGCACCGGCGCGTGTTCACCGGCTTCAGCGCGCGCGTGCAGGGCTTCACGCCGCACCCCGACGGGATCATCCGCCTCCGCGGGCTGACCCTGAACTGA